TAACAAATAAATTTTAGCATATTTGTATTTTGAGTGCTAAATTATTATTAATTTGACTTATTTCAACTATAATGTTATTTGCGCCATCATAGCTCAGTAGGTAGAGCACATCCATGGTAAGGATGGGGTCGCAGGTTCGATTCCTGTTGTTGGCACCATTTCATTTGAATGACTTACATATAAGCGGCCTTCCGCTTTTTTATTTTTTCTAACTAATAATAAATGTATAAAATTATCATTATGAAAAAAAGTATAAGCGTGCTACGAAAAGAGTCTCAGATTAAAAATTTTATTTCAACAATAATAACTAATGAACTAACAAATGCTAACATTTACAATCCAACAGTAACTGACGTTGTACTCTCAACTGATCTAGGTCATGTTAAGGTTTTCTTAGCTTTTAGTTCAAAAGAAAATGATGGCCTTGATGCAGTTAAAAATGCATCAGGTTACATTAGAAAAAGGCTTTCAAAGACTCTTAACTGAAGAAAAGTTCCTGAGCTGCATTTCTATATTGATGAAGTAGAAAAAAAGGCTTTTGAAATTGATCAAATTCTTAATTCATTAAAAAATGAAGAATAAAAAATAATAGCGAATACTCTTCGCTATTTTCATTAACTTTATTGGTGCCAGTTACGAGGATCGAACTCGTGGCTGCTGGTTACGAATCAGCTGCTTTACCACTAAGCGAAACTGGCATAACTACTAAGGTACATAATTGTATTAAATATCTTAGTAAATATTTTAATAATTAAACTGTTTTAAATAAGATAACTTGCTTCTTACCTTTTTTAAAAAAAGCATATTTGCCTTCAAACAAACTCGGACTATAAATTGAATCAAATTCAATTTCTTTATTATCAATCTTCAAGGCCTTAGCCTGTATAAACTCTCTAGCTTCTCTATTTGAAACAATAAATTTGTTTTTAATTAAAGTCTCAATTACCGAATCACCTTGTCTTATAGGGCAAGTGGGCAAATAGTTTTCAATAATTTCTAAATCATTGAGCGTTAAAACACTAGCATCAAAAGACTTATCAAACAAAATTTTTGTAATATTTTTGGCTTGCTTTAGTTCATTAGCACCAAAAATATTTTCAACAACCTCACTAGCTAAAAACCTTTGCGCCTCTTGTGTTGATGGATTAGCAAAATGCTTCTCTAAAACCTCATTAATTTCACTAACACTTTTAAAAGAAAATCAATATAAAAGCTCTTTAATTCTAGAATCCTTTTGCGAGAGTAAATACTGATACATTTTAAATGGCGAACACATGTTTTTATCAATTCATAAGGCTCCGCCGCCTGTTGACTTACCAATTTTTTTGCCATTTTCATCACTAAGCAAATTAACAGTCACTCCAACTGCTTCATGTTTATCGCCAACAACTTTGGAAATCATATCAATTCCAGTGACAATATTGCCCCATTGATCACTGCCACCTAGCTGAACTTTAACTCCTAATTCTTGATAAGTTTTTAAAAAGTCAAAACCTTGCAGTAGCTGATAAGTAAACTCAGTAAAAGAAAGCCCTTTTTGAATTCTTTTTTGTACAGATTCTTTGGCCATCATATATGAAACATTAACTAGCTTTCCAACATTTCTTAGAAACTCTAAAACATTCATATCTTTGTAAAAATCATAATTATCAATCACTTCTAAACCAAATGATTCTAGCTGTGCTTTTATTTTTGACTTGTTTTTATTAACACTTTCATTGTCTAATAAAACTCTTTCTGAATCCTTAAAAGATGGATCACCAATCATTCCTGTTGCCCCACCTAAAACTGCATAAGTTTTAAAGCCATATTCCTTAAAGCGCAATAAAACAGAGATCAAAATATAATTTCCTAAATGTAAACTCTCGGCTGTTGGATCAAAACCTACATAAACGCCTGTTGTGCTTGGACTAAGATTTGCAAACTTATCCTTGTTGCTAATATCTTTTAAAATTAGTCTTTCTTCCAAATCTTTAAGTATGTTCATAACTCTCCCGTTACAACAAGTTGCTAACTTCTTGTCCTAAATATGAATCATCACATTTTTGCAATAATTCATCTAATTTTTTAGCTTCAGCATCATTAAAACCTAAACTTTGCGCACTGCACAACATTCCATAACTTTTAACTTCTAATATTTCGCCTTCAGTTATTTTTAATCCATTTGCAGTTATTGAACCGGGCAAACATCACACAAAATATTTGCCTTCATTTGTGTATGTAGTATTAGTAATTATTTGCCTTTTAGCATCCTTAAAATCAACTTCCAAAACAAATAATTTTTGGCTTTTTGGATGTGCTTCTCTTTTAAGAATCTTCCCGATTGCGAAGCGCTTAATTTTTTGAATTTTATACTTATTATTTTTGCTTAATATTAAGCTTTCTAACTCACTAAATTCATTAGCATTCAAAACCTTAAAATTTTTGCCCAAATCAGCTGTTTTATAGTTTAATAAGTTCACTGATGATACATTAAAATCTTCATCATGAAACACAACCATATCATCATAAAAATCAGCTTGTGAATCATTTATAGTTGTATTAAAAAATGCAATAGCATTATTTTCAAATTTGCTACTTATATTAAATAAAATTGCCATATCATAATTATATAAAAACTTTAAATTATTTAATTTATATGTTTTCTTATATAATGTTGCTATGAAATATGCAATAGTAACTGATTCGTCAATCGGGCTTACAAAGGCACAAACCGAAAAATTAGGTTGACACTTTTTGCCCCTTAATTTAGTTATTGACGGCGTAAATTATGCAGATGGAATTGATATTACATCTGACACATTGTTTGAAAAATTTACATTAGAATCTGATGTTAAATCATCAATGTTTAATATGCAATATGCAATAGATTTGTTTACAAACTTGTCTAAAGAATATGACATGGTCTTTGTTTATCCAATCTCACAACATTTATCAAACTCATATCAAGCTCTTAAAACAATGGAAAAAGATTTTGACAAGCTTAGAGTTATTCAAAGTAAACAAGTTATGATGCCTCTATTATGAGACGTTATTTGATTCGACCATATGCTTAAAACTGACTCTTCTAAGTACAAAGAGTACATTAATCACCTAGAAAACCCATCATGAGCGCACTCAGTTTCTGTGATCCCAAAATACAACAGATACTTAGTAAAAGGCGGTAGGTTACACCCTGCTGCTGCACTGGTTGCTAGAATGCTTAAATTAGTTCCTATTATTAAATGAGAAGATGGCCAACTAATGAAAGAAAACACTGGCCGTAACTTTGAAAAAACTGTTTTAAAAAACCTTACTCAAAAACACGAAAGTTTTAAAGTTCCTTCTGGCTTTACTCTTACTCCTGTTATTATTCACCAAGGTGTATCAAAAAGTGACTTAGATGAATACAAAAAACTTGTACACCAATACTGAAACAAAGATCCTATGATTTTTAGTTTCTCGCCTGTAATAGAAATACATACTGGCCCAGAAACTCATGTTCTAGGCCTTATGCTTTTCCCAACCGACTTAATGGATGTCTTAAAAGAAAAATTATCTCTTTTAGGCCTATGAAACAGTTAATTAAGTAAATTAATAAGCTTATAAGGCTTATTTTTTATTCCGAAAAAAAGGAATAAAAAAATGGCAGGAGTGACAGGATTCGAACCCATAACACACGGGGTTGAAGCCCGTTGTTCTGCCGTTGAACTACACTCCTACAATTTAAGTATGTTAATTATACTTAAATTATTTTAAAAGCTTATTAAAAACTTGTTCTATGTCTTTTACCTTTTTGATGTTTTTTAAATCATCATCAGGGATCATCACATTATATTTCTCTTCTAAATCAAAAACTAATTCTGCTAGCGATAAAGAATCAATTTTTAACTCTTGGAAAGTCGATTCAGGATTTATTTTAATTTTGGTTAGCTTTTGAATTCTATCCATTATGTCTTTTAAATCTTTTTCTTGCATACGCATATTATAAAAGAATTTTAATTATCAAAATAACTTTATTTTCTATCTTAAATCTTCATAGCTAATGAATGCAAATCTGTCTTTTGATGACATGTCTTTCACAATTTTTGCCCCATTAATTTGCTTCCATCTATCAATGTGTTTTGGGTTTATTTCAAAAGCCAAAACCCCACCTACATTTAAGTAAATTTTTGCTTCATTTAAAATTTTCTCATAAAAATATCAGCCTGAATCTTTAGCAAACAGTGCAATTTCTGGTTCAAATTTTTTTACAGATTCGTCTACATCTTTATCATCATAATCTAAGTATGGAGGATTAGATACAATTAAATCAAATTTGCCTTTTATATCTTTGAAACAGTCACTTTGGACAACTTTTATTCCTTCAGTGTCTTTAAAATTTAATGCTACATTTTCATTAGCTTGCATAATTGCTTCATTGTCAATGTCACTTAATGTGACATTTATTGAATCTAAATTCTTCTTTAAAGCTATTCCAATAAAACCTGAACCGGTGCATAAATCTAAAACCTTCATTCCTGGCTTTAAATGCTCATTTAAAAGTATATAAACTAACTCTTCGGTCTCATATCGCGGTATCAAAACCTTGTGATTTAGATTGATTCTAACATTTACATACTCAACATATCCCATTATGTATTGAATGGGATATCCTTGGTTTAATTTTTCAAGCTCCAATGAGCTAACTTTTAATTCAAGTCCATAACGCTTTTTTTCTAAAAGCAAGTCATCAATAGCGGGCATTAAAATCCACTTTCCTTGATTTTTTGATTTTGTTCTTCAGCTAAAAGGGCATCAATTATAGGTGTAAGCTTGCCTTCCATAATTGGTTTTAAGCTAGTTGAAAAACTAATTCTATGATCTGTAACTCTATCTTGTGGATAGTTATAAGTTCTTATTTTTTCACTTCTATCACCATGTCCAGCTAGCTTTCTATATCCTGATTCTTCTTCAGCTTTCTTTTGCATTTCTAAATCATATAGCTTAGATTTTAAAATTGTTAAAGCAGTTTCACGGTTTGCAATCTGACTTCTTTCATCCTGAGAAGTTACAACAATATTAGTTGGCAAGTGTGTAATTCTAACAGCTGAATCAGTTGTGTTAACTGATTGTCCACCAGCACCACTTGAACGAAAGACGTCTATTTTAAGGTCACTTGGTTTAATTTCTATTTCTACTGAATCATCAATTTCAGGCATAACTGTGACAGTTGTTGTTGATGTGTGAATCCTTCCCTGTGACTCAGTTACAGGCACTCTTTGAACTCTGTGCACGCCTGATTCAAACTTAAATTTTGAATATGCTTTCTCACCTTTTATTGAAAAGACAATTTGTGAAAACCCACCTGCACTAGCGCTGTTAGTTGATAAAATTTTTAACCTAAATCCAAGTTCATCAGCAAATTTGCTGTACATTCTGAATAAATCGCCAGCAAATATATTAGCTTCGTCTCCGCCAGCAGCTCCTCTAATTTCTACAATGATGTTTTTGTCATCATTTTCATCTTGTGGCAGTATTAAAATCTTAAGCTTTTCTTCTAATTCGTCTAATTTAAGGGAGTTTTCGTCAATTATCATTTTAGCAAACTCTACTTCTTCTTCATTCTTAGACTCAAGCATAATTTTAGCTTGCTCAACATCTTTTAAAATGTTTTCATAAGTAATAAATTTTTCCGAAATCTCTCTAATTTTTGCAATTTCTTTATTAATTGCTGAGTATTCTTTTATGTTGCTAATAACTTCAGGGTCATCAATTTTCTTTAATAATTCTAAGTAACTTTGTTTGATTTCAGATAGTGATTTAAACATTGTCTTTTCCATGGTTTTTATATTATATTGAAAATTTAAATATTTTAATAATATTTAAATTGGAGCTACTAATTTGATTAAAAGCGTTGTTTTATAGGCTTGCTAATTAAAAAATCAGGCAATAATTTTGCTCTGATTTTTTGCTTTAATCTTTACATCTGTTGCTAAAACTTTTGCTCTGGAATATATAACTTTCCATCAACAGATGCAACATTACTTACTGTAATTAAGGCATCAGCATCAGCTGTTCTCACCTTTTTAATCAGTCTTGGAATTTGTCTATAAAGCGTGATAGAAGATAAAATTTGAAGCTTGCTTGCTGAATAACCACCTTCACCATTTTGCAATGTGAAGCTGTTAATTGTCCTTTTATCAGTAATAATAGCTTTCCTAATTTCTTCCATCTTGTGAGAGTAAACTTTGAACTGTACAATTTTAAATCTTGGGAATAAATTATTTAAGTAAATAACAAATATAAAGTTACATAAGTAAGTTGACACAAAGTTAGGTGAAAAATACAAATCAGCTTGTCATCTAAGCTCGCTAATTGCTTTAACTGTAGCTAATTCAGTGACACTTAATGAATTTTTAACTTCAGCAATCTCACTAATAGTCTTAAAGTCATTAGCAATCATACTTCCTGGAATATAAGTCCCAATAACAACACTAATTAGAATAATTACTATGTTTATATATCCATTTATTATTCCAAAATTCTTTTGTTTATAAACAGACATATATTCGCCAATTATCCCTGTAACACCGGCTGATCCGCCAATTATTGCAATAATTGCAAAAAAGTAAGTTAGCAAAATACCATAAATAATCGCAAACAAAATTTGAACAATAGTGTTGCCACCATCATTTCACTGTAATGGCAATAGTTTAATTAAATAATTAATATTTTCGTTATTTCAGCCTGCATGATTAACTAATGCAACCTTCATATTTTCAGTTATTTCAGGGTGGTTAAATTTACCAAAAAGCGTAAATTGGTTTAATGCAGGAATTTGTCCTAATCCTGCTGAAACTAAGCTACTTAAGACCAAAAACTCAAGCGATAATAAAATATATACTTTGCCTAATTTCTTTCATCCAAAAACAAATATTGGAATGCTTAGCACTAAATACAAAATTCAGAAAAGTGAGTGGTCTATGGCGTTCATTATTGGCTTAGTGATTGCTGCATTGCTACGCAAACTAGTTACTACAATTTTAGAAATTGCTTGTCCAAAGGCAGCTAGCCCAAAATTATAAATTCCGGGGTTTTTAACTAAAAAGATACCTACAACTCCAAATAAAATAGCTAATCCTGCTGTTATGAGCCCTAATTTTCAAAGTGGCATCAAGACATAAAATCTAGATAATTTGAGAATAAAGTTAGACATTTTTGTGTATCTATATTGCGTATTCTTTTTGTCCACAATCTTCTTTTTATTGTGGTTTTCGTCGACTAATTGATTTGCAAGTGCTGAGTTCTCGTCAACAGATTCTGGTTTATTATTTAACACTTCATTTACATTAAACTCTTTTTGAGAATCGTTTGTCTCATTTGTAACTTTTTTATCTTGTGTTTCATTATTCATTGTATGCCTCATTTCGCTCAAATAAAGAATAAAAAAAATATGCTTTATTGCATATAAATTATATTAAAATAGGCTTAAAAATCAAATAAAAGCACTAATTTGGGAAAAATTAAAAAATATTTGTTTTCATATAAGTTAATAGCCAAATTAGTACTTTTTCTGTCACTCATTTTTCTGCTTTTTGGTATAATTCATTATATTTATTTATACATTTATGTATAAATCTTATGGAGGTTGTATGGAAAAACTAGAAAATACTAACCAAGATAATCAAAGCAAAAATAACAGCTATAATGCAAGCAGCATAAGAGTGCTAGAAGGCCTAGAAGCTGTTAGAGTCCGTCCTGGGATGTATATTGGTACAATCACTGATAAAGGTCTTCACCATTTAGTTTGAGAAATTGTCGATAACTCTGTTGATGAATGTATGGCTGGCTATGCTAATTTCATTAAAATAACTATTTGCAAGGATGGTTATATTGAAATTGAAGACAATGGTCGTGGTATACCTGTAGCAAAACACCCTCAAACTGGTTTATCAACTGTCGAAACAGTTTTAACTGTTTTACATGCTGGCGGTAAATTTGATTCTGATGCATATAAAGTTTCTGGTGGCTTACATGGTGTAGGGGCTTCAGTTGTAAATGCTTTAAGTTCTAACTTTCATGTGTGAGTTAAAAGAGAAGGTCATACATACTATGCACATTTCCAACATGGCGGACAAACTGTTCAACCACTAACTGTTATAAATAACATAGACCCTAGTGAAACAGGCACAAAAATCAAATTCCATCCTGACTTTACAATCTTGGAAAAGCATCCTTTTTCTGTCGAAGCCATAACTGACCATGCTAAAAGAATTGCATATCTAACTAAAGGTACTCGTTTAGTTGTAGTTGATGAGATCAACAACACTTCAGAAGAATTTTACTATGAAGGAGGTTTAATTGACTATGTTAATGAGCTAAATGAAGGCCAAAAATTAGTACACGATTCTATAATTTATGCTGAAGGCTTATATGATTCTGATAAATCTGGCTCAAAAATAACTGTTGAAGTTGCTCTTCAATACACATCAACCTTCCAACCAAGAATTACTACTTACACAAATAACATTGTGACAATTGAAGGCGGAACACACGAACAAGGTTTTTTTGACGCTCTTTCGAGACTAATTAATTCTTATGCACTTAAAAATGGCTTAATTAAAAACGAAAATGAGAGATTAAACAAAGAAGATACTTCTAAAGGTCTTGTTGCCATTGTGTCTGTAAAACACCCAGATCCGATTTTTGAAGGACAAACTAAAGGTAAACTAAATAACAAGGATGCCCGTACTGCAGTTAGAGAAATCTTAGCTCCTGTATTAGAAAGATACTTCGATGAAAACCCAATTGATGCTAGAGAAATAATTAACAAATGTTTGCAATCTAGAAAATCACGTTTAGCTGCTGAAGCTGCTGCTGAAGCTGTGCAAGCAAATATGGGTAATAACTCAATAGCTTCGCTTCCTGGCAAGCTAGCTAACTGCACAAGCAAGAACGCTGAAATTTGTGAATTGTACATTGTCGAAGGTAACTCTGCTGGTGGCTCAGCAAAAATGGGAAGAGACAGAAATGTTCAAGCAATCCTACCACTAAGAGGTAAGGTTATAAACGCTGAAAAAGTTTCTCCTGAAAGAGTTTTATCAAATGCTGAAATAATTTCGCTTATAACTGCCTTAGGCACAGGCTTAAACGAATCATTCGACATCAACAAGCTTAGATACCACAAAGTCATTATTATGACTGATGCCGACGTCGATGGAGCGCACATTCGAACCCTTCTTTTAACATTCTTCTATCGTTATTTTAGAAAACTTATCGAATACGGCTTTATCTATATTGCTCAACCTCCGCTATATAAAATTCAACAAAATAAATATATTGCATATGCTTACAATGACAGTCAAAAAGATAGTATTCTTCAATCACTAAATCAAGATTCAAAAATTACTATCCAACGTTATAAAGGTCTTGGCGAAATGGATCCAGAACAACTTTGAGAAACCACAATGAATCCTGAAAATAGAAAAATGTATCAAGTTCAAATCGACGATGCAGCTAAAGCAGACTGAGTCTTTACAACACTAATGGGTGATGACGTGCTTCCAAGGCGTGAATTTATTGAAAAAAATGCCAAATTTGTTCAAAATATTGATATTTAGTACATTAAAATAATTTTTCCCAATAATTAGTTTAAAATATCAAAAATATAAAAAATTGCTGTTTTTATACCAAAAAATGCACTTTTTGTATAAAATAACTCAATCGGCAAATAAAGGAGGAGCTATGCTTAAAGAAATTACAGCTCAAGAATACAAAGAAACAATTGAAGATAAAGTAACTGAACCTTATTTACTAGTTTTTCACGCATTATGATGTGGTCCATGTAGAATGTTCAAAGAATCATTATCAGAATTAGCTGAAAAAGACAACGTGTTAGTTTACCGTGTTAATATAGATGAAAATTCAGAACTAGCAAGCCAATTCCAAGTGCGTTCAATCCCAACATGATTTGTTTTCAAAGATGGAAAACAATTAGTGTCTCACAATGGCTTCCTTCCATATGAAGACCTTAAAAATGTTGTTGATTCAATAAGATAAGCCCTTGCGGCTTTTTTCTTAACTTCCTATTATTTTCTTTATAATCTTAATTATGAAAGTAATCAGTGAGAATCGCAAAGGCCTTTATGGCTATAAAATAATTGAAAAGCATGAGGCCGGCATTTCTCTATTAGGTTGAGAAGTTAAAAGTGCTCGTGCTCAAACAGTTAATTTAACTAACTCTTATATTTTCTTTAAAAAAGGTGAACTTTTTCTTTGCAATGCTAATTTTGCTAAATATATGCTGCTTAAAGTAGAAGAAGACAGAGACCGTAAGCTACTAATGCACAAAAAAGAAATAATTCGTTTAAAAAACAAACTAGATCGCTTGTCTTCCACAACAATTAAGCCTACAAAAATCTATTTTAATAACAAATCTAAAATAAAAGTTGAAATAGCTTTAGTCCAAGGCATGAACAGGGCCGATAAGCGTGAAGATTTAAAAAAAAGAGACAACGAAAAATACATGCAAAAAGTCAAGAGCAATTACTTATAATCTCTTGACTTTTTTATACGTAGACAATTGTTTTATAGGTTTCTAAGGCTTTTCAATAATAGAAATATTTTCAAATTTTCTGCTTATTTTTGAATTTGAATAAGATGAATCGGTTAGGATCTTAAACATCTGACATCCTAAAAGATGATAATCAATAAATATCTTGCACTTATAGTTATTTTTTCAGTCATAAATAGACATATAACCTATATCAGTTAGCCTTAAGTTTTTATCCTTAGAGGCAACTAAAGTTATAAATGATTCGTGCGTTGAATTAATTAAGTTAACAATGTTGTTTTTATAAACAAAATTAATAAAATCAACAGTTGCCTTTTCGCTTCTATTATCAACTTCAATTTTAAGTTGATTAATTCCATTTTCACGACAAAATCTTTCAAAGCCATCGCTTCTTTGTTTTTGCTCAGCATCAGAAAGTTTAGAATCAACTACAAAAGCAATCTTTTCATTCTTATCAATATATGATGAGAATTTAGTTGTTAAGTCATAAAATGCTTTTGTATAGTCGATTGCAATATTATTAACTCTTTTGTCTGTTGTTGGATATACCAATGTAGTGCATTCATTCACATTATTGGCTATATAATCAAGGACAGCATTTTGGTTACTATTTGGTAAAAAGAAAATAACAGCTCATGGCTTTCAAGATAATACGTATCTCACAGTTTCAATGTACTTTTCTAAATCACGACCAGCATAAATGGTTAATGTCTTTACATTAAATACTTTAGCTTGCTGACTAATTCCTAAAACAATTGACTGATAATAGTTAGGAGACTGTTCAGGCATAATAATAAATACAGAATTGTCACTGCCACGGATTAAGCGTGCTCCATGATTTGGATAATAATTATATTTAGTAACAATATCCTGAATTCTTGCCTTAGTTTGCTTTGAAACATATCCGCCATTATAAAAACGGCTTACAGTACTAATTGAAACGTGAGCTAATCTAGCTATGTCTTTGTAAGAAAAATTTTTCATAGCACTTATTATAATAAAAAAAATATGGAAACATTGCATAAAACTTTATTATTCGGCTTATTTCGTTTTATTGTTATAATTTAAAAGCTGGTGAAATAGCAACCTTATAACCTGGTCAGGACAGAGATGTAGCAGCCATATTAAGAAGTGTTATGTTCGCCAGCTTTTTAAAAGCATAAGGGGTTATTTATGGATATTAAGACATCTGAAACAGTTAGTTTAACCTTTTTAACTGTCTTTATGCTTATAACTTTTTTAGCCAAAATATTTTACTTTTTTACACTAAAAGAAAAAGAGTGATACAGAAGCCAAAGCCTAATGAGCCTATGATATAGGCACATAAGCGTTTTGGTTATTGTTGTAATAATTTCAACATGTGCTCTATATCCATGACTTATGACTATAACAATGCGTTTATTTTATAGAAATTATTATAAGAGTGCAGATCTGGTCACCTCTAGAGTCTCAATAATTTCATCATTAGTAATTGCCCAATTTATACACCTAAATAACATTATTTTGCTATTTAAATTTGTTGTCTTTAAAAAATATGCAAAACCTAAGGTTAATAATGTGATATCATAATATTACTCCCCAAGTGGTGGAATGGCAGACACCGTAGACTCAAAATCTACTGGAGAAATCCGTGCAGGTTCAAGTCCTGTCTTGGGGACCATTTGATTAAATTCATCAAACAAACAGCAAGCTCTGCTGTTTTTATTTTTGATTTTTTCTAATATACAACTTTTACTGATTAGCCTGTTTTATAGGATATAAAAAAATATCGTAGGCTCGTCTACAATATTTCTTTATATCTCTTTTTGTAAATAATTCTTACAATCATAACTAATGTAATATACAAGATAACTAATGATGCTAACAATAAGTAAAATCAAGGATTTAGCGCTCTTATCCCAAGCAAACTATTTAGTCCTGGTATGTATGGAGTTGCAGTAACTAATGCAACACCACCAAAAGTAGCAAACAATAATGTTCAGGAAGGTCTTGATTGCACAAAAGGTATCTTTTCAGTTCTTATAAAATGAATTACTAAACTTTGCGTTCACATCGAAATTATGAATCAGCCAGTTTGGAATAATGAAATTCATTCAGCTGACTTAGGATCAAGATTTGGATAGAGTTTTGGGATAAATAATCAGTTTAAAATCACAAAAGCTAATATGTCAACTATTGAGCTAGTTGGTCCAAATCACAACATAAATTTGACGATGCTTTTTGTATTGAATTTTCTTGGCTTCTGGATAAATTTAGCATCAACTTTGTCTCAAGGGATAGTTCCACAAATGATGTCATAAATAAGGTTTAAAAATAATATCTGAGTAGCTAATAGTGGCACAAATGGCAATATTATCGCTGCAATTAAGATACTAAATATATTTCCAAAATTGCTACTTAATGTCATCTTAATGTACTTGTTCATATTAGCATATGTTTTACGTCCTTCAACAACTCCTGTTGCTAAAACATTAAGATCTTTTTCTAAAAGAATAATATTTGCACTTTCTTTAGCAATATCGACTGCAGTATCAACTGAAATTGAAACATCTGCTGTTTTCATCGCTGGCGCATCATTAATCCCATCACCCATATAACCAACAACATGTCCATTGGCTCTTAATGCGCCAATAATTGTGGCCTTTTGATCAGGGCTAAGTTTTGCAAAAATATTGTGCTTTTCAACAATTTCTCTAAGTTCTTCATCATTTAAATTTATTAAATCTTTGCCAAGAATGACACCATCAGTCTTCATGCCTACTTTATCACATATTGCCTTAGTAACTCTAACATTATCACCAGTAAGAATTTTGACATCCACGCCATGTTCATAGAGGTTTTTAATTGCAGAAGCAGTTGATTCTTTTGGTGGATCTAAGAAAGCTAGATAACCAATTAATGTCATTTCATGCTCATCAGAAACGCCAAATTGTCCTACTTTATTTGGATTCTTTTTTCTAGCTACAGCTATAACTCTCATTCCTTGATCATTAAGCTTGTCAACTTGCACTAAAACTTTATTAATCATTGCTTGATCTAAAGCAACAACACTGCCATTTAACTCTAAGGTATTGCAAACAGAAAGAATTTCTTCAACAGCCCCTTTTGTTACCATTTCAATGCCAGTATTTTTGTTTTTATTTTTAACCAAAACACTCATTCTTTTTCTGTTAAAATCAAATGGAATCTCATCTATCTTTTCGTATACATTTTCTATATTTCTTAACTCTTCATGTATATCGCTTAATTCATCTGTTTTATTTATTATTGATAAATCAAGTAAGTTTTTTA
This sequence is a window from Mycoplasmopsis agalactiae PG2. Protein-coding genes within it:
- a CDS encoding DNA topoisomerase subunit B → MEKLENTNQDNQSKNNSYNASSIRVLEGLEAVRVRPGMYIGTITDKGLHHLVWEIVDNSVDECMAGYANFIKITICKDGYIEIEDNGRGIPVAKHPQTGLSTVETVLTVLHAGGKFDSDAYKVSGGLHGVGASVVNALSSNFHVWVKREGHTYYAHFQHGGQTVQPLTVINNIDPSETGTKIKFHPDFTILEKHPFSVEAITDHAKRIAYLTKGTRLVVVDEINNTSEEFYYEGGLIDYVNELNEGQKLVHDSIIYAEGLYDSDKSGSKITVEVALQYTSTFQPRITTYTNNIVTIEGGTHEQGFFDALSRLINSYALKNGLIKNENERLNKEDTSKGLVAIVSVKHPDPIFEGQTKGKLNNKDARTAVREILAPVLERYFDENPIDAREIINKCLQSRKSRLAAEAAAEAVQANMGNNSIASLPGKLANCTSKNAEICELYIVEGNSAGGSAKMGRDRNVQAILPLRGKVINAEKVSPERVLSNAEIISLITALGTGLNESFDINKLRYHKVIIMTDADVDGAHIRTLLLTFFYRYFRKLIEYGFIYIAQPPLYKIQQNKYIAYAYNDSQKDSILQSLNQDSKITIQRYKGLGEMDPEQLWETTMNPENRKMYQVQIDDAAKADWVFTTLMGDDVLPRREFIEKNAKFVQNIDI
- a CDS encoding thioredoxin family protein — encoded protein: MLKEITAQEYKETIEDKVTEPYLLVFHALWCGPCRMFKESLSELAEKDNVLVYRVNIDENSELASQFQVRSIPTWFVFKDGKQLVSHNGFLPYEDLKNVVDSIR
- a CDS encoding LacI family DNA-binding transcriptional regulator, yielding MKNFSYKDIARLAHVSISTVSRFYNGGYVSKQTKARIQDIVTKYNYYPNHGARLIRGSDNSVFIIMPEQSPNYYQSIVLGISQQAKVFNVKTLTIYAGRDLEKYIETVRYVLSWKPWAVIFFLPNSNQNAVLDYIANNVNECTTLVYPTTDKRVNNIAIDYTKAFYDLTTKFSSYIDKNEKIAFVVDSKLSDAEQKQRSDGFERFCRENGINQLKIEVDNRSEKATVDFINFVYKNNIVNLINSTHESFITLVASKDKNLRLTDIGYMSIYDWKNNYKCKIFIDYHLLGCQMFKILTDSSYSNSKISRKFENISIIEKP
- the smpB gene encoding SsrA-binding protein, with amino-acid sequence MKVISENRKGLYGYKIIEKHEAGISLLGWEVKSARAQTVNLTNSYIFFKKGELFLCNANFAKYMLLKVEEDRDRKLLMHKKEIIRLKNKLDRLSSTTIKPTKIYFNNKSKIKVEIALVQGMNRADKREDLKKRDNEKYMQKVKSNYL
- a CDS encoding DUF2179 domain-containing protein, with amino-acid sequence MNNETQDKKVTNETNDSQKEFNVNEVLNNKPESVDENSALANQLVDENHNKKKIVDKKNTQYRYTKMSNFILKLSRFYVLMPLWKLGLITAGLAILFGVVGIFLVKNPGIYNFGLAAFGQAISKIVVTSLRSNAAITKPIMNAIDHSLFWILYLVLSIPIFVFGWKKLGKVYILLSLEFLVLSSLVSAGLGQIPALNQFTLFGKFNHPEITENMKVALVNHAGWNNENINYLIKLLPLQWNDGGNTIVQILFAIIYGILLTYFFAIIAIIGGSAGVTGIIGEYMSVYKQKNFGIINGYINIVIILISVVIGTYIPGSMIANDFKTISEIAEVKNSLSVTELATVKAISELRWQADLYFSPNFVSTYLCNFIFVIYLNNLFPRFKIVQFKVYSHKMEEIRKAIITDKRTINSFTLQNGEGGYSASKLQILSSITLYRQIPRLIKKVRTADADALITVSNVASVDGKLYIPEQKF